In the Maribacter sp. MJ134 genome, one interval contains:
- a CDS encoding trypsin-like peptidase domain-containing protein, whose amino-acid sequence MRRIGSLLIVAVFAGAITLGAYKFLFEKNSYTVVAADENSSLINTSFTPTSAKGAGINEVDFTLAAENTVNAVVHVKNVTVGKSPNNIFDFFYGSGGSKSAPQVGTGSGVIISQDGHIVTNNHVIANASQLQVTLNNNKTYDAQLVGSDPNSDIALIKIETNEKLPYLAFGDSDNTKIGEWVLAVGNPFNLTSTVTAGIVSAKARSLDTRSNQSFIQTDAAVNPGNSGGALVNTNGDLIGINTAISSRTGSYVGYSFAVPSNIAKKVIDDILEYGNVQKGVLGINVAPVNTPYAIEKGLNEIEGVYISGIVEDSGAEEADLREGDIVKMIDKIKIKKYPDLTGYLSTKRPGDTVEMLIDRDDEEITVAVTLKERQTIIVPEMGMEVKNLSEKDKKQFKTKIGVKITGVPERYRGYGLDGKVIIKVDDKDIENITDAKNAFGGISRYGKTVITMLNEDGERERLIFQ is encoded by the coding sequence ATGAGAAGAATTGGAAGTCTATTGATAGTAGCAGTATTTGCAGGAGCCATAACTTTAGGGGCCTACAAATTCCTCTTCGAAAAGAATTCGTATACCGTTGTTGCGGCAGATGAAAACAGTTCCTTAATAAATACCAGCTTTACCCCTACTTCGGCAAAAGGTGCAGGTATCAACGAGGTAGATTTTACCTTGGCTGCGGAGAATACCGTGAATGCCGTGGTACACGTGAAAAACGTAACAGTTGGTAAAAGCCCTAACAATATTTTTGATTTCTTCTACGGGTCTGGAGGAAGTAAGTCAGCTCCCCAGGTAGGAACAGGGTCCGGGGTTATTATCTCACAGGATGGCCATATCGTCACCAACAACCACGTCATTGCCAACGCAAGTCAATTGCAGGTTACCTTGAACAACAATAAAACCTATGATGCGCAGCTCGTGGGTAGTGACCCAAATTCTGATATCGCTCTGATAAAGATCGAAACCAATGAAAAGCTTCCTTACCTCGCCTTTGGAGATTCTGATAACACCAAAATTGGGGAATGGGTCTTAGCTGTAGGCAATCCTTTTAATTTAACATCGACCGTAACCGCGGGCATAGTTAGTGCCAAAGCGAGGAGCTTGGATACAAGGTCTAACCAATCCTTTATCCAGACCGATGCTGCGGTAAATCCCGGAAATTCTGGCGGTGCATTAGTGAATACCAACGGAGATTTAATAGGAATAAATACGGCAATTTCCTCACGTACAGGTTCTTATGTAGGGTACTCCTTTGCGGTTCCAAGTAATATCGCTAAAAAAGTAATCGATGATATCCTAGAGTATGGAAATGTACAGAAAGGTGTGCTAGGAATTAATGTGGCTCCCGTAAATACCCCCTATGCCATAGAGAAAGGATTAAACGAAATAGAAGGAGTATACATATCCGGTATCGTTGAAGATTCTGGTGCGGAAGAGGCTGATTTGAGAGAAGGTGACATCGTAAAGATGATAGATAAAATAAAAATTAAGAAATACCCGGACTTAACGGGGTACTTAAGTACCAAAAGACCTGGAGATACGGTAGAGATGCTAATTGATAGAGACGATGAGGAGATTACGGTAGCAGTGACACTAAAAGAACGCCAAACGATTATTGTACCTGAAATGGGTATGGAAGTAAAAAATCTATCCGAAAAGGATAAAAAGCAGTTTAAAACTAAAATCGGCGTCAAAATTACCGGTGTTCCAGAAAGATATAGAGGCTACGGTCTTGATGGGAAAGTTATTATCAAGGTAGATGACAAGGACATTGAAAATATTACCGATGCGAAAAATGCCTTCGGGGGCATCTCCAGGTATGGTAAAACAGTTATTACAATGCTAAACGAAGATGGGGAAAGAGAACGACTGATATTTCAATAG
- the dapF gene encoding diaminopimelate epimerase encodes METTFFKYQGTGNDFVMIDNRKSLFPKDDYKLIAKLCDRRFGIGADGLILLENDASTDFRMVYFNADGREGSMCGNGGRCIVAFAKFLGIIDMNTTFMAVDGLHEATVTKDLVSLKMQNVTEIKSKTNSLFMDTGSPHHVQLVAGLKDVNVVKEGAKLRYGLYGESGSNINFVQQDTPDSFSIRTYERGVEDETLSCGTGVTAVALGMHNSGKTKSNTVKVNALGGALEVSFDLEEGVYQNIYLKGAAKQVFKGEVSW; translated from the coding sequence ATGGAAACAACATTTTTTAAATATCAAGGGACTGGGAACGACTTTGTTATGATAGATAATCGAAAGTCCTTATTTCCAAAGGACGATTATAAGCTTATAGCGAAGCTATGCGATAGAAGATTTGGTATTGGTGCTGATGGATTGATTTTGTTAGAGAATGATGCGTCTACAGACTTTAGAATGGTGTATTTCAACGCGGATGGTAGAGAAGGTTCCATGTGTGGTAACGGAGGCCGGTGTATTGTCGCTTTTGCCAAGTTTTTAGGCATAATCGATATGAATACCACTTTTATGGCCGTAGACGGTTTACATGAAGCCACGGTGACTAAAGATTTGGTGAGTCTGAAAATGCAGAATGTAACGGAAATTAAATCAAAAACCAATTCCTTATTTATGGATACCGGCTCCCCGCATCACGTTCAATTGGTAGCAGGTCTTAAGGATGTTAATGTGGTAAAAGAAGGTGCAAAACTCAGGTACGGACTATATGGCGAGTCGGGTTCAAATATCAATTTTGTTCAACAAGATACACCAGATTCATTTTCCATTAGAACCTATGAAAGAGGTGTAGAAGATGAAACTCTGTCTTGTGGAACAGGGGTTACTGCAGTAGCTTTAGGCATGCATAATTCAGGAAAAACGAAATCAAATACGGTTAAGGTCAACGCCCTCGGAGGGGCCTTAGAGGTATCCTTTGATCTAGAGGAAGGTGTTTACCAAAATATTTATCTCAAAGGTGCCGCAAAACAGGTTTTTAAAGGAGAGGTGTCTTGGTAA
- a CDS encoding GNAT family N-acetyltransferase, translating to MVTLEGKHIYLRALEKEDLDFLYKLENSTAVWEISGTVTPYSKNVLELYLENAHRDIYDVKQLRLVICNTDHKRIGLIDLFDFDPKNKRAGVGIIILDKSDRNHGAGFESLQILCAYAFKSLGLRQVYANILEENSASIHLFQKLGFERVGIKKDWIYSDGEYKNEVLFQKIKH from the coding sequence TTGGTAACGTTAGAAGGAAAACATATCTATCTTAGGGCTCTTGAGAAAGAGGACCTTGATTTTTTATATAAATTAGAGAACAGTACTGCGGTCTGGGAAATCAGCGGAACCGTTACGCCCTATTCTAAAAATGTTCTTGAACTATATCTAGAGAATGCCCATAGAGACATTTATGATGTAAAGCAGTTACGACTGGTAATTTGTAATACCGACCATAAACGTATAGGGCTTATAGACTTGTTCGATTTTGACCCTAAGAACAAGAGAGCTGGTGTAGGAATCATTATTTTGGATAAGTCGGATAGAAATCACGGTGCTGGTTTTGAATCCTTACAGATACTCTGCGCTTATGCCTTCAAATCTCTTGGATTACGACAAGTTTATGCCAATATTCTCGAGGAGAACAGCGCAAGTATTCATTTATTTCAAAAACTTGGTTTTGAACGTGTAGGTATAAAAAAGGATTGGATTTACTCCGATGGTGAATATAAAAATGAAGTCTTATTTCAAAAGATAAAACACTAA
- the mltG gene encoding endolytic transglycosylase MltG has translation MYIKRILLAIAIIGLLAGGAFAYMVYSVFFTPNTAFNNEEAFVYIPSDASFAEVKTNLEPLLIDLDAFESAAERKGYAQNVRGGKYRIAKGMTNNDIINTLRVNNIPVKVAFNNQERVEDLAGRIAMQIEADSVSLLRVFTDNDFLESNGFNEANQISLYIPNSYEFFWNTTAEGFRARMLNEYKKFWNKERMTKAKTLGLTPNEVITLASIVHKESAKVDERPRVAGVYLNRLKTGMLLQADPTLIYGIKKKANDFSLVIKRVLYKDFELESPYNTYKYGGLPPGPITMPDISAIDGVLNSEKHKYYYFVANVKNFGYHMFAENLAQHNRNKAQYIRWINSKNINR, from the coding sequence ATGTATATTAAACGTATTTTACTAGCTATTGCAATAATCGGTCTTTTGGCTGGGGGAGCCTTTGCCTATATGGTCTACAGTGTATTCTTCACTCCCAATACCGCCTTCAATAATGAGGAAGCTTTTGTGTATATTCCGTCTGATGCCTCGTTTGCGGAAGTTAAGACCAACCTAGAACCCTTACTGATAGATTTGGATGCGTTTGAGTCGGCCGCAGAAAGAAAAGGATACGCCCAAAACGTTCGGGGAGGGAAGTACCGTATTGCGAAAGGAATGACGAACAATGATATCATAAACACCCTGAGAGTGAACAATATCCCCGTTAAGGTTGCCTTTAACAATCAGGAACGCGTAGAAGACTTAGCCGGTAGAATAGCTATGCAGATAGAAGCGGACAGCGTGTCGCTGCTGCGTGTATTCACGGATAACGATTTTTTAGAGTCCAATGGTTTTAATGAGGCCAACCAAATTTCCTTATATATTCCAAATAGTTATGAGTTCTTCTGGAATACGACGGCCGAAGGGTTTCGGGCACGTATGCTCAATGAGTACAAAAAGTTTTGGAACAAGGAGCGTATGACAAAGGCAAAAACTTTGGGGCTAACACCTAACGAGGTCATTACTTTGGCATCCATAGTACATAAAGAAAGTGCAAAGGTAGATGAGCGGCCACGTGTGGCCGGGGTGTATTTAAATAGACTCAAAACCGGTATGCTCCTGCAAGCTGACCCAACACTTATTTATGGAATAAAAAAGAAGGCCAATGACTTTAGTCTGGTCATCAAAAGAGTGCTGTACAAAGATTTTGAATTAGAATCGCCGTACAATACCTATAAATATGGTGGTCTTCCTCCAGGACCTATAACAATGCCCGATATTAGTGCCATTGATGGTGTCCTCAATTCCGAAAAACATAAATATTATTATTTTGTGGCAAATGTTAAAAACTTCGGATATCACATGTTTGCAGAGAATTTGGCGCAACACAACCGGAATAAGGCGCAGTATATCCGATGGATCAATAGTAAAAATATCAACAGGTAG
- a CDS encoding SAM-dependent methyltransferase produces MADKLGKLYLIPSTLGDIPPLEVLPISIKRAIEEIEHYIVENEKTARHFIKKISPRKSQPSLKLFALNKFTEASEIPSFLDPCLEGYDMGILSEAGCPGVADPGAAVVKIAHEKHIKVVPLVGPSSILLALMASGLNGQNFAFNGYLPIDSSDRKKEIKRLEKKSREEAQSQLFIETPYRNNKLLEELQKTLLPSTIVCVACDITLTTEYIATKSIAQWKHEHIDLHKRPTIFIIQA; encoded by the coding sequence ATGGCCGATAAACTTGGAAAACTTTATTTGATACCTTCCACTTTGGGAGATATACCGCCATTGGAAGTATTGCCCATTTCCATTAAGAGAGCTATTGAGGAAATTGAACACTATATTGTTGAAAACGAAAAGACAGCACGCCATTTCATAAAAAAAATTAGCCCAAGAAAATCCCAACCATCCCTAAAGTTATTTGCACTCAATAAATTTACCGAGGCCTCTGAAATACCCAGTTTTTTAGACCCCTGTCTAGAAGGTTACGATATGGGCATTCTTTCGGAAGCTGGTTGCCCAGGGGTGGCAGACCCTGGTGCTGCGGTGGTGAAAATAGCACACGAAAAGCATATTAAGGTAGTTCCTTTGGTAGGACCCTCCTCTATCCTTCTTGCTTTGATGGCAAGTGGTCTTAACGGACAGAATTTTGCTTTTAACGGCTACCTACCGATAGATAGTTCGGATAGAAAAAAAGAAATTAAACGCTTGGAGAAAAAATCCAGGGAAGAAGCACAGTCGCAACTCTTTATAGAAACCCCTTATCGCAACAACAAGCTTTTAGAAGAACTACAGAAAACCTTGCTTCCCTCCACTATAGTATGTGTAGCTTGCGATATTACCTTGACCACAGAATATATTGCCACTAAATCTATTGCTCAATGGAAGCACGAGCATATCGATTTACACAAAAGACCCACTATCTTTATTATTCAAGCATAA
- a CDS encoding low molecular weight protein-tyrosine-phosphatase, translating into MKKSVLMVCLGNICRSPLAEGILKNKVDTSNVFVDSAGTAGYHIGNAPDPRSIAVAKKYDIDISQQRCRKFTPSDFDSFDMIYAMDESNYKNIVRLATTADDISKVKLLLEESDNAETEVPDPYYGEHDGFEMVYHLIDSACAKIAAKLETNYGR; encoded by the coding sequence ATGAAAAAGAGTGTTTTAATGGTATGCCTAGGAAATATTTGTAGGTCACCATTGGCGGAAGGTATTCTCAAAAATAAAGTGGATACATCAAATGTTTTTGTAGATTCCGCGGGTACAGCGGGCTATCATATAGGTAATGCGCCGGACCCAAGGTCTATTGCGGTAGCCAAGAAATATGATATAGATATTAGCCAACAAAGGTGCCGGAAATTTACACCCAGTGATTTTGATAGCTTTGACATGATTTATGCTATGGACGAAAGCAACTATAAGAATATCGTTCGTCTAGCTACAACTGCGGATGACATATCAAAAGTAAAATTGCTTTTAGAGGAATCGGACAACGCTGAAACGGAGGTTCCCGACCCCTATTATGGCGAACATGATGGCTTTGAGATGGTGTATCACCTTATTGATAGCGCCTGTGCCAAAATTGCTGCAAAACTTGAAACAAATTATGGCCGATAA
- the dnaA gene encoding chromosomal replication initiator protein DnaA codes for MSVTANSVWENCLEFIKDNIQPQAFKTWFEPIKPIKLTENALSIQVPSKFFYEWLEEHYVKLLKVALTKELGETAKLVYIIRMENTYGNKEPFTEKIPSSNRGNMTPQEMDVPIKSKNPELRNPFVIPGIRNIKIESQLNPNYNFDNFLEGDSNRLARSAGMAVANKPGGTSFNPLLIFGGVGLGKTHLAHAIGVEIKDKYPERTVLYISAEKFTQQYIESVKKNTRNDFIHFYQLIDVLIIDDVQFLSGKSGTQDVFFHIFNHLHQNGKQVVLTSDKAPVDMQDIEQRLLSRFKWGLSAELQSPDYETRISILKNKLYRDGVEMPEDIIEYVAKHIKTNIRELEGAIISLIAQSTLNKREVTLELAQQVVEKFVKNTKREVSIDYIQKVVSDYFEMDVATLQSKTRKRHIVQARQLAMFFAKKFTKASLASIGSQIGKRDHATVLHACKTVDNLAETDKQFRKYIDDLTKKFS; via the coding sequence ATGAGTGTTACTGCTAATTCCGTTTGGGAAAATTGTTTGGAATTTATCAAGGATAATATCCAACCGCAGGCATTCAAAACTTGGTTTGAACCCATTAAGCCTATCAAATTAACAGAGAATGCTTTGAGCATTCAGGTGCCTAGTAAATTCTTTTACGAGTGGTTAGAGGAGCACTATGTTAAACTATTAAAAGTAGCCCTTACGAAGGAACTAGGTGAAACTGCTAAATTGGTCTATATCATACGTATGGAAAACACGTATGGCAACAAGGAACCCTTTACGGAGAAAATACCAAGTTCAAATCGGGGTAACATGACTCCGCAGGAAATGGATGTTCCTATTAAATCTAAAAATCCTGAACTTCGGAATCCATTTGTTATTCCAGGTATCCGCAATATTAAGATAGAATCGCAACTGAACCCAAATTATAATTTTGATAATTTCTTGGAAGGAGATTCCAATAGGCTTGCGCGTTCTGCCGGTATGGCGGTTGCGAACAAACCGGGAGGTACTTCTTTTAATCCCTTATTGATTTTTGGAGGTGTTGGTTTAGGTAAAACCCATTTAGCCCACGCCATTGGGGTTGAAATAAAAGATAAATATCCAGAACGTACGGTGCTGTATATCTCTGCGGAGAAATTCACTCAACAGTATATAGAGTCCGTAAAAAAGAATACCAGGAATGATTTCATTCATTTCTATCAGCTTATTGACGTATTGATTATTGATGATGTCCAATTCCTTTCTGGTAAGTCGGGAACTCAAGATGTTTTCTTCCACATCTTCAATCATCTACATCAAAACGGCAAACAGGTGGTGCTCACGTCCGATAAAGCTCCTGTAGACATGCAGGATATTGAACAACGCTTACTATCCCGTTTCAAATGGGGCTTATCCGCAGAATTGCAAAGTCCGGATTACGAAACCCGTATTTCTATTCTAAAGAATAAGCTATACCGTGACGGCGTTGAAATGCCCGAAGACATTATCGAGTACGTTGCCAAACACATAAAAACGAATATCCGAGAGTTAGAGGGTGCCATAATTTCACTAATAGCCCAGTCCACGCTGAATAAACGTGAGGTTACTTTAGAATTAGCACAACAGGTAGTTGAGAAATTCGTAAAAAATACCAAACGAGAAGTATCTATAGATTACATTCAAAAAGTGGTGTCCGACTACTTTGAAATGGATGTGGCCACTTTACAGTCCAAGACTAGAAAAAGACATATTGTTCAAGCAAGGCAACTGGCAATGTTCTTTGCTAAGAAGTTTACGAAAGCCTCTCTCGCCAGTATTGGTTCACAGATAGGTAAAAGAGACCACGCCACAGTGCTACACGCCTGTAAAACAGTAGATAATCTTGCTGAAACAGATAAGCAGTTTCGTAAGTATATTGATGACCTGACAAAGAAATTCTCCTAA
- a CDS encoding acyl-CoA thioesterase, which yields MKCNTISFRVRYGETDQMGVVYHGNYAQYLEMGRVEWLRKLGISYKEMEENGIMLPVINLNIKYLKSAYYDDLIFVKTILKKTPSVRIEFNYIITNEKEEVLVEANTVLAFMNVSKKRPIKCPDFILDRLDS from the coding sequence ATGAAATGTAATACAATTTCTTTTCGCGTTAGGTATGGAGAAACAGACCAGATGGGTGTAGTTTATCACGGTAATTATGCTCAATATTTGGAGATGGGGAGAGTAGAGTGGCTCCGTAAACTGGGCATTTCTTATAAGGAAATGGAAGAAAATGGAATCATGCTACCTGTTATCAATCTCAATATCAAGTATTTAAAGTCGGCCTATTATGACGATCTAATTTTTGTAAAGACCATACTCAAAAAAACGCCCTCCGTGAGGATTGAGTTCAACTATATCATTACCAATGAGAAGGAAGAAGTTTTGGTAGAGGCGAACACCGTTTTAGCGTTCATGAACGTTAGTAAGAAAAGACCTATAAAATGTCCAGATTTTATCTTAGACAGATTGGATTCTTGA
- a CDS encoding IMPACT family protein, which yields MEERDTYKTIIKATEEVLFKEKKSKFYGFAFPIKNEEDAKQYTEELRKRFPTANHVCYSWQLGVQNPSYRANDDGEPNNSAGMPIYGQIQSFKVTNILIAVVRVFGGTKLGVGGLISAYRETAKLVLEQAVIIEKVIEAQLCLKFEYAEMDQVMRFIKKKQLRISSQKLNLDCEIRLAVRKSEMKSVVYDLKTLHKIEVSAMD from the coding sequence ATGGAAGAAAGGGACACGTACAAAACAATTATCAAGGCTACGGAAGAAGTACTTTTCAAAGAAAAGAAGAGCAAATTTTACGGATTTGCCTTTCCTATTAAAAATGAAGAAGATGCTAAACAGTACACCGAAGAACTTAGAAAACGGTTCCCAACCGCGAATCACGTGTGTTATTCTTGGCAGCTAGGCGTTCAAAATCCATCCTACAGGGCAAATGATGACGGAGAACCCAATAATTCGGCAGGAATGCCCATTTATGGACAAATACAGTCCTTTAAGGTTACAAACATCCTTATTGCGGTGGTCCGTGTTTTTGGTGGAACCAAACTGGGAGTAGGTGGTTTAATCAGTGCTTACAGGGAAACTGCTAAACTTGTCTTAGAACAGGCTGTTATTATTGAAAAGGTCATTGAGGCACAGCTATGCCTAAAATTTGAATATGCGGAGATGGACCAAGTGATGCGGTTCATTAAAAAGAAGCAGTTACGAATAAGCTCACAAAAACTGAATTTGGATTGTGAGATTCGTTTAGCGGTCCGCAAGAGCGAAATGAAATCGGTAGTCTATGATTTAAAAACCCTGCATAAAATTGAAGTATCCGCAATGGACTGA
- a CDS encoding EamA family transporter, with protein MQYLLLSILFSSFIFVIFKLYTRFKIETLYAIITNYVVACIVGLLFYEGKVELSSIPQKNWFLGAMALGVLFILVFNIMAATSQKLGVSVASVATKMSFVLPAFLGVFLYNEYLGSVKIIGIIIAVLAVYFVSVKRNSDVFKLSMLTLPFLVFLGSGAIDTAIKFFQELYVPENEFALFSATVFATAAVVGLIFILANSRRKPVKVNFRNIGGGILLGVPNFFSIYFLLKALDYKGLSSASIFTLNNVGIVMLSTFLGILLFKEKLESRNWLGIGLAIISILLVAFS; from the coding sequence ATGCAATACCTTCTCCTGAGTATACTTTTTTCCAGTTTTATTTTTGTGATCTTTAAACTTTACACCAGGTTTAAAATAGAGACCCTTTATGCCATCATCACCAATTATGTGGTAGCCTGTATCGTAGGGCTATTGTTCTATGAAGGTAAAGTGGAATTGAGCAGTATCCCCCAAAAAAATTGGTTTTTAGGGGCTATGGCCTTAGGAGTCCTGTTCATTCTTGTTTTTAATATCATGGCCGCAACCTCACAAAAACTAGGGGTTTCCGTAGCCTCGGTAGCAACTAAAATGTCTTTTGTGCTGCCTGCGTTTCTAGGGGTGTTCCTCTATAACGAATATCTCGGGTCGGTAAAGATAATCGGGATTATTATCGCCGTTCTCGCGGTGTACTTCGTTTCTGTTAAAAGAAATAGCGATGTCTTTAAACTATCCATGTTGACCCTTCCCTTCTTGGTTTTCTTAGGTTCCGGGGCCATAGACACGGCCATTAAATTCTTTCAAGAGCTGTATGTTCCCGAAAATGAGTTTGCCCTGTTTTCTGCCACCGTTTTTGCGACAGCGGCCGTGGTCGGTCTTATTTTTATTCTAGCGAACAGTAGAAGAAAACCAGTAAAAGTAAATTTTAGAAATATTGGTGGAGGTATTCTTTTAGGAGTGCCTAATTTCTTTTCCATATACTTTCTCTTAAAAGCCCTAGATTATAAAGGTTTAAGCAGCGCTTCCATATTTACCTTGAACAACGTAGGCATTGTAATGCTATCTACCTTTCTCGGTATTTTGTTGTTCAAAGAAAAACTTGAATCTAGAAACTGGCTGGGTATTGGTCTTGCCATCATCAGTATTCTACTCGTAGCATTTTCTTAA
- a CDS encoding HAD family hydrolase, giving the protein MIKNIIFDFGDIFINLDKPAIFKHMALFGFTELTPELDILAKDYEMGLMSSDSYVTALNEIFPQADKERIVSAWNSIILDFPEHRLDFIEKLKKQNTYRLFLLSNTNDLHITYVKETMGLDRYNRFKNCFEKFYLSHEIHMRKPNADIYKYVLAQNGLRPTETLFIDDTKENTDSASLLGIKVWNLSVGQEDITELTKRI; this is encoded by the coding sequence ATGATTAAGAATATAATTTTTGACTTTGGGGATATCTTTATCAACTTGGATAAACCAGCGATTTTTAAACATATGGCCCTTTTTGGGTTCACGGAACTTACACCGGAATTGGACATCTTGGCAAAGGACTACGAGATGGGCCTGATGAGTTCGGACAGTTATGTGACAGCCCTGAATGAAATTTTTCCGCAGGCGGATAAAGAGCGCATCGTCAGCGCATGGAATTCCATAATCCTTGATTTTCCAGAGCACCGCTTGGACTTTATCGAAAAACTAAAAAAGCAAAACACGTACCGCCTCTTTTTATTGAGCAATACGAATGATTTGCATATTACCTACGTCAAGGAAACCATGGGTTTAGACCGTTATAACCGATTCAAAAACTGTTTTGAGAAATTTTACCTGTCTCACGAAATACACATGCGCAAGCCAAATGCGGATATTTACAAATACGTGTTAGCCCAAAACGGACTCCGCCCTACTGAAACCCTGTTTATTGACGATACCAAAGAAAATACGGATAGCGCATCGTTATTGGGAATAAAGGTTTGGAACCTCAGTGTAGGACAAGAAGATATTACGGAATTAACCAAAAGAATTTAG
- the ribD gene encoding bifunctional diaminohydroxyphosphoribosylaminopyrimidine deaminase/5-amino-6-(5-phosphoribosylamino)uracil reductase RibD yields MPYQKKNSLSTDERYMLRCLEIAKNGLGTTAPNPMVGAVIVHNGKIIGEGYTSPFGGPHAEVNAIDSVDDTSLLSNACLYVTLEPCSHYGKTPPCADLIVKHKIPRVVIGLRDPHEKVAGKGIQKLLQANCEVVTGVLEENCAAHHKRFLTFHLKKRPFIILKWAQTIDGFIAPGKERRAANPEPYWITTAASRQWVHKWRSEEQGILVGTTTVLEDNPRLDVRSWTGKSPVRIVIDTSLKITDDYHVLDGSQKTIVFTRKTDTPADTASIRCEVLRSENIAQEICDALYRLQLQSIIIEGGTQTLQTFIDTNLWDEARVFTGVVSFENGVSAPVIKGRILSQQTIQNDQLTVLKND; encoded by the coding sequence ATGCCCTACCAAAAGAAGAACAGCCTTTCCACAGACGAACGCTACATGCTGCGTTGCCTAGAAATTGCCAAAAACGGATTGGGTACCACGGCCCCGAATCCTATGGTAGGTGCTGTTATCGTACATAATGGTAAAATCATCGGTGAAGGATATACCAGTCCTTTTGGTGGTCCGCACGCCGAAGTGAACGCTATTGACTCGGTGGACGATACGTCTTTACTTTCCAATGCCTGTCTGTACGTTACCCTAGAACCCTGCTCCCACTACGGAAAAACACCTCCATGTGCGGATTTGATAGTGAAACATAAAATCCCAAGGGTGGTCATTGGGCTGCGGGACCCTCACGAAAAAGTAGCGGGCAAGGGAATACAAAAACTGTTACAGGCCAATTGTGAGGTGGTTACAGGCGTTCTAGAAGAAAACTGCGCTGCACATCACAAACGTTTTCTGACCTTTCACCTTAAAAAGCGCCCTTTTATTATACTAAAGTGGGCCCAGACAATCGATGGTTTTATTGCCCCGGGTAAAGAACGTAGAGCGGCCAATCCTGAACCATATTGGATTACCACGGCCGCTTCTAGGCAATGGGTGCATAAATGGCGTAGTGAAGAACAGGGTATTTTGGTGGGCACAACGACCGTCTTGGAAGACAACCCAAGGTTAGACGTACGGTCCTGGACAGGAAAATCTCCGGTTAGGATTGTTATTGATACGAGTTTAAAGATTACAGATGATTATCATGTATTGGACGGAAGTCAAAAAACGATAGTTTTTACAAGAAAAACGGATACGCCCGCGGACACTGCCAGTATTCGCTGTGAAGTGCTTCGTTCAGAAAACATTGCCCAGGAAATCTGCGATGCCTTATACCGGCTACAACTTCAAAGTATCATTATAGAGGGAGGTACCCAGACTCTACAAACCTTTATTGATACTAATTTATGGGATGAAGCACGCGTATTTACAGGTGTGGTTTCTTTTGAAAATGGTGTCTCAGCTCCTGTTATTAAAGGCCGTATCCTTTCCCAGCAGACGATTCAAAACGACCAATTAACCGTGCTAAAGAATGATTAA
- a CDS encoding GNAT family N-acetyltransferase, with amino-acid sequence MATALIREIKKSDNAQVARVIRKVLVDLGVPKVGTAYADTALDHMYENYDVPRANYYVVEEDGEILGCAGIAQLENYEGNVCELQKMYFLEEARGKGLGAQMMSICLKKAREHGFEQCYLETMPFMKAAQKLYQKSGFNYIDAPMGNTGHFSCPVWMLKTLD; translated from the coding sequence ATGGCAACTGCGCTAATCAGGGAAATAAAGAAATCGGACAACGCCCAAGTAGCTCGTGTAATTCGGAAAGTATTGGTTGATCTTGGGGTTCCAAAAGTAGGTACTGCCTATGCCGATACCGCTCTAGACCACATGTACGAGAATTATGATGTACCCAGGGCCAATTATTATGTGGTGGAGGAAGATGGCGAGATACTGGGTTGCGCTGGCATTGCCCAACTGGAGAACTATGAGGGTAACGTTTGTGAGCTACAGAAAATGTATTTTCTGGAAGAAGCCAGGGGAAAAGGATTGGGCGCACAAATGATGAGCATTTGCCTAAAAAAAGCTAGGGAACACGGCTTTGAGCAGTGCTATTTGGAAACCATGCCCTTCATGAAGGCAGCTCAAAAACTGTATCAGAAATCGGGATTTAATTATATTGATGCTCCTATGGGCAATACCGGGCATTTTTCCTGTCCCGTTTGGATGTTAAAAACGCTGGATTAA